In Phreatobacter stygius, a genomic segment contains:
- a CDS encoding formate dehydrogenase subunit delta — protein sequence MSATDPTAKLAHMAGHIAEFFKSYPEDQAVAAIADHINQFWSWRMREDFVTAFRPDDPALAPLVAKALAGIKGKRPTSSVLAR from the coding sequence ATGAGCGCGACAGACCCGACGGCCAAACTCGCCCACATGGCCGGCCACATTGCCGAGTTCTTCAAATCCTACCCGGAGGATCAGGCGGTCGCGGCGATCGCCGATCACATCAACCAGTTCTGGAGCTGGCGGATGCGCGAGGATTTCGTCACGGCTTTCCGGCCGGATGATCCGGCCCTGGCGCCGCTGGTCGCCAAGGCGCTCGCCGGGATCAAGGGCAAGCGGCCGACGAGCAGCGTCCTGGCGCGCTGA